In Variovorax paradoxus, a single genomic region encodes these proteins:
- a CDS encoding GFA family protein — protein MSTTSNPSPDQAGDGWQLPWTGGCRCGQVRLRISAPPLLSMACHCTGCQAMSASAFSLSLAIPAQGFEVVSGEPVVGGLHGAESHHFFCPHCKSWMFTRTEGLDYFVNLRPSMLDRHAWVEPFVETWTDEKLPWATTPAKHSFGALPAMDAFPALIEAYAREGARPAKG, from the coding sequence ATGAGCACCACCTCGAATCCATCTCCCGATCAAGCCGGCGACGGCTGGCAACTCCCCTGGACCGGCGGCTGCCGCTGCGGCCAGGTGCGCCTGCGCATCAGCGCGCCGCCGCTGCTGTCGATGGCCTGCCATTGCACCGGCTGCCAGGCCATGAGCGCGAGCGCCTTCTCGCTCTCGCTCGCCATTCCCGCGCAGGGCTTCGAGGTCGTGTCGGGCGAACCCGTCGTCGGCGGTCTGCACGGCGCCGAGTCGCATCACTTCTTCTGCCCGCACTGCAAGAGCTGGATGTTCACCCGCACCGAAGGCCTCGACTACTTCGTCAACCTCCGGCCGTCGATGCTCGACCGCCACGCATGGGTCGAGCCCTTCGTCGAAACCTGGACCGACGAGAAGCTGCCCTGGGCCACCACGCCCGCGAAACACAGCTTCGGCGCCTTGCCCGCGATGGATGCCTTTCCGGCGCTGATAGAGGCCTACGCCAGGGAAGGCGCGCGGCCCGCGAAGGGTTGA
- a CDS encoding zeta toxin family protein, with the protein MSLRPPSLEKLLEQTQGPRPVAFVLAGHNGSGKSTLWYSRLAASLRLPLINADRMMMSILPDADPRTGHIPLWAQQLRDDDLKWQVLSQEGVRAFKSLVMDQRMPFAFETVFSHWKPLPGGGHESKADDIRAMQQAGYFVVLLFVGLVSVDMSVFRVSTRKQQGGHDVDRKKLVERFPRTQAAVGHAAQIANMTLMFDNSRSEKDAFALVRAQAKKSVLFDARDPQFKVDPQLRAVCDPWLEKVAGPFKPQRGSPPKQKITPQQPPGRSTP; encoded by the coding sequence GTGAGCCTGCGTCCGCCGAGCCTCGAGAAGCTCCTGGAGCAGACGCAGGGGCCGCGCCCGGTGGCGTTCGTTCTCGCGGGCCACAACGGCTCCGGCAAGTCCACGCTCTGGTACTCGCGGCTGGCCGCGTCGCTGCGGCTGCCGCTCATCAATGCCGACCGGATGATGATGTCCATCCTGCCGGACGCCGACCCCCGGACGGGCCACATCCCCCTCTGGGCCCAGCAGCTGCGCGACGACGACCTGAAGTGGCAGGTGCTGTCCCAGGAAGGCGTGCGCGCGTTCAAGAGCCTGGTGATGGACCAGCGCATGCCCTTCGCCTTCGAGACGGTCTTCTCCCACTGGAAGCCGCTGCCGGGTGGCGGCCACGAGTCGAAGGCGGACGACATCCGCGCGATGCAGCAGGCGGGCTACTTCGTCGTGCTGCTCTTCGTCGGCCTGGTGTCGGTGGACATGTCCGTCTTTCGCGTGAGCACCCGCAAGCAGCAGGGCGGCCACGACGTGGACCGCAAGAAACTGGTCGAGCGCTTTCCCCGCACGCAGGCCGCGGTCGGCCACGCGGCGCAGATCGCGAACATGACGCTCATGTTCGACAACAGCCGCTCGGAGAAAGACGCCTTCGCGCTGGTGCGGGCGCAGGCGAAGAAGTCGGTTCTCTTCGACGCGCGCGATCCCCAGTTCAAGGTCGATCCTCAACTCCGGGCCGTGTGCGATCCGTGGCTCGAGAAAGTGGCGGGGCCGTTCAAGCCGCAACGCGGCTCGCCGCCGAAGCAGAAAATCACACCGCAACAACCACCGGGCCGGAGCACCCCATGA
- a CDS encoding LysR substrate-binding domain-containing protein, with translation MRRKIPPLQTLVCFDAAARHESYTRAAQELALTQSAVSRQIGTLEAFLGVALFRRTRHGVALTASGAAYARQTAKRLEAMERDTLDAMAHQGEGGSLSLAAVPTFATRWLMPRLKGFAALQPDVVVHIETRTRPFLFADAEFDAALYAGTPAQVENWAGTHALLLMHEDVVPVCSPALLPRGKAVTPAAIAKMPLLQQSTRPDGWRQWFDAQQIDAPNARGGPRYELFSILAAAASHGLGVALMPTMLVADELARGELVVACARPLSGERNYYLVTPERADQRPLLKFFSDWLLGQARQG, from the coding sequence ATGCGCCGCAAGATACCGCCCCTGCAGACCCTGGTGTGCTTCGACGCGGCAGCGCGCCACGAGAGCTACACGCGCGCCGCGCAGGAACTGGCCCTCACCCAGAGCGCGGTGTCGCGCCAGATCGGCACGCTCGAAGCCTTCCTGGGCGTGGCGCTGTTCCGCCGCACGCGGCATGGCGTGGCGCTCACGGCCAGCGGGGCGGCCTATGCACGCCAGACCGCCAAGCGCCTCGAGGCCATGGAGCGCGACACGCTCGACGCGATGGCCCACCAGGGCGAAGGCGGCTCCCTCTCGCTGGCGGCCGTGCCCACCTTCGCCACCCGCTGGCTCATGCCGCGCCTGAAGGGCTTCGCGGCGCTGCAGCCCGACGTGGTGGTGCACATCGAGACACGCACCCGCCCTTTCCTCTTCGCCGACGCGGAGTTCGACGCCGCGCTCTATGCCGGCACGCCCGCGCAGGTCGAGAACTGGGCCGGCACGCATGCGCTGCTGCTGATGCACGAGGACGTGGTGCCGGTGTGCAGCCCCGCCCTGCTGCCGCGCGGCAAGGCCGTGACGCCGGCCGCCATCGCGAAGATGCCGCTGCTGCAGCAGAGCACCCGGCCCGACGGCTGGCGCCAGTGGTTCGACGCGCAGCAGATCGACGCGCCCAACGCGCGCGGCGGACCGCGCTACGAGCTGTTCTCCATCCTCGCGGCCGCCGCCTCGCACGGCCTCGGCGTGGCGCTGATGCCGACGATGCTGGTGGCCGACGAACTGGCGCGCGGCGAGCTGGTGGTGGCATGCGCGCGGCCGCTGTCCGGCGAGCGCAACTACTACCTCGTCACGCCGGAGCGCGCCGACCAGCGGCCGCTGCTGAAGTTCTTCAGCGACTGGCTGCTCGGGCAGGCGCGGCAAGGCTGA
- a CDS encoding AraC family transcriptional regulator has protein sequence MPRDHRCEYEWRMHKVLTHIDDHLDEPLELAALADVAHFSAYHFHRLFAAWAGETLGDYIRRRRVEVAALRLATQPRVSVLDAALSVGFGSGEAFSRAFRAHFGSSPTAWRAAHRWAPTDTQSNPDQTALHGFTKNVPSSRDTAPTEATPMHVDLITRPPVTIAYLRYVGPFGAPVGAFWNTQVAPWITVHNLWPHARYGISHDDPSITAPEHSRYDAGVEVPEGFVPDGGFQKTVLPGGRYASMRFHGLPPEINAAWTRLLRDWLPASGFQFDNRPAFEHYPPGGAFDEKTGAFECNICIPIAPL, from the coding sequence ATGCCGCGCGATCACCGCTGCGAATACGAATGGCGCATGCACAAGGTGCTGACGCACATCGACGACCACCTCGACGAGCCGCTCGAGTTGGCGGCGCTGGCCGACGTGGCGCACTTCTCGGCGTATCACTTCCACCGGCTGTTCGCGGCATGGGCCGGCGAGACGCTGGGCGACTACATCCGCAGGCGCCGGGTGGAGGTGGCGGCGCTGCGGCTGGCGACGCAGCCGCGCGTGTCGGTGCTCGACGCCGCGCTGTCGGTGGGCTTCGGCTCGGGCGAGGCGTTCTCGCGGGCCTTCCGCGCGCACTTCGGCAGTTCGCCGACGGCATGGCGCGCGGCGCACCGCTGGGCGCCGACAGACACACAGAGCAATCCTGATCAGACCGCCTTGCACGGCTTCACGAAGAATGTTCCTTCATCGCGCGACACCGCGCCAACGGAGGCAACGCCCATGCACGTCGATCTCATCACCCGCCCGCCCGTCACCATCGCCTACCTGCGTTACGTGGGCCCGTTCGGCGCGCCGGTGGGCGCCTTCTGGAACACGCAGGTGGCCCCCTGGATCACCGTGCACAACCTGTGGCCGCATGCGCGCTACGGCATCAGCCACGACGACCCGAGCATCACCGCGCCGGAGCATTCGCGCTACGACGCTGGGGTGGAAGTGCCGGAAGGCTTCGTGCCCGACGGCGGCTTCCAGAAGACGGTGCTGCCCGGCGGGCGCTACGCGTCGATGAGGTTCCACGGCCTGCCGCCGGAGATCAACGCCGCCTGGACGCGCCTGCTGCGCGACTGGCTGCCGGCCAGCGGCTTCCAGTTCGACAACCGGCCCGCGTTCGAGCACTACCCGCCGGGCGGCGCGTTCGACGAGAAGACCGGCGCCTTCGAATGCAACATCTGCATCCCGATCGCGCCGCTCTGA
- a CDS encoding 2OG-Fe(II) oxygenase, with protein sequence MTTPASLVEALDWPRIETELAARGCATTGVLFTPKECAALSAMYDQPAHFRSRVVMQRHGFGQGEYQYFANPLPNKLAAWRGALYERLAPLANAWAAAMGQPADYPPEHADYLARCHAAGQLRPTPLLLRYQEGDYNCLHQDLYGDLQFPLQLTVLLSQPGEDFTGGEFVLTEQRPRMQSRAEVVSLARGEAVIFAVNQRPVSGTRGSYRVTMRHGVSRLRSGRRHTLGIIFHDAR encoded by the coding sequence ATGACAACGCCCGCATCCCTCGTCGAAGCACTCGACTGGCCCCGCATCGAAACCGAACTCGCCGCCCGCGGCTGCGCCACCACCGGCGTGCTCTTCACGCCGAAGGAGTGCGCCGCGCTTTCGGCCATGTACGACCAGCCCGCGCACTTCCGCAGCCGCGTCGTGATGCAGCGCCACGGCTTCGGCCAGGGCGAGTACCAGTACTTCGCGAACCCGCTGCCGAACAAGCTGGCCGCATGGCGCGGCGCCCTGTACGAGCGCCTCGCGCCGCTGGCCAATGCCTGGGCCGCCGCGATGGGCCAGCCCGCCGACTACCCGCCGGAGCACGCCGACTACCTCGCGCGCTGCCACGCTGCGGGCCAGCTGCGCCCCACCCCGCTGCTGCTGCGCTACCAGGAAGGCGACTACAACTGCCTGCACCAGGACCTCTACGGCGACCTGCAGTTTCCGCTGCAGCTCACGGTGCTGCTGAGCCAGCCGGGCGAAGACTTCACCGGCGGCGAGTTCGTGCTGACCGAGCAGCGCCCGCGCATGCAGTCGCGCGCCGAAGTCGTCTCGCTCGCACGGGGCGAGGCGGTGATCTTCGCGGTCAACCAGCGGCCGGTGTCGGGCACGCGCGGCAGCTACCGCGTGACGATGCGCCACGGCGTGAGCCGGCTGCGCTCGGGACGGCGGCATACGCTGGGCATCATCTTCCACGACGCGCGCTGA
- a CDS encoding 2-keto-4-pentenoate hydratase has protein sequence MTPQAVLEHYDRGLPWPADRPLPIAANVDAAYQQALALRALRIARGERPVGYKIGFTNRTIWPRYEVYAPIWGTVWHTTLTRISSSGSSSAAELSLDKLCQPRLEPEIVFGMAATPPQGATLEELFRCIAWLAPGFEIVQSHLPGWKFSAADTVADGALHARLLVGNETSVGRFATSAQALDELLGRTRVRLYRGDALVEEGKGVNVLDGPLHALHHFNQELQRCPGAPALMPGDVVTTGTWTDAWPLEPGQSWRAEFDAPFDSLGIALR, from the coding sequence ATGACGCCGCAAGCCGTCCTCGAGCACTACGACCGGGGGCTGCCGTGGCCGGCCGATCGCCCGCTCCCGATTGCCGCGAACGTCGACGCGGCCTACCAGCAGGCGCTGGCCCTGCGCGCGCTGCGCATCGCGCGGGGCGAGCGCCCGGTCGGCTACAAGATCGGCTTCACCAACCGCACCATCTGGCCCCGCTACGAGGTCTATGCGCCCATCTGGGGCACCGTGTGGCACACGACGCTCACACGAATCAGCAGCAGCGGCAGCAGCAGCGCCGCCGAACTGAGCCTGGACAAGCTCTGCCAGCCGCGCCTGGAGCCGGAGATCGTGTTCGGCATGGCCGCGACACCGCCGCAAGGCGCCACGCTGGAAGAGCTCTTTCGCTGCATCGCATGGCTCGCGCCGGGTTTCGAGATCGTGCAGTCGCACCTGCCCGGCTGGAAGTTCAGCGCCGCCGACACCGTGGCCGATGGCGCGCTGCATGCGCGCCTGCTGGTCGGCAATGAGACATCGGTCGGCCGCTTCGCCACCAGTGCGCAGGCGCTGGACGAGTTGCTCGGCCGCACGCGCGTGAGGCTCTACCGCGGCGATGCGCTCGTCGAGGAAGGCAAGGGCGTCAACGTGCTCGACGGCCCGCTGCATGCCTTGCACCACTTCAACCAGGAACTGCAGCGCTGCCCCGGCGCACCGGCGCTGATGCCCGGCGACGTGGTCACCACCGGCACCTGGACCGACGCCTGGCCGCTGGAGCCCGGCCAGTCCTGGCGCGCCGAGTTCGACGCGCCTTTCGACTCGCTCGGCATCGCGCTGCGCTAG